GTCGCCGTCTTCGGCGTTCTCGGCTGTCAGCAGGTTGGTGTTGTCATCAGCTTGAAGGTCGGCGGTTAACTTCTGGAACAAGTGCGCCGATTACGTACCTCAACAACGACAACATATTCTCTGGTACCTATCTCATAAAGTACCAAATAGGTAGCTGTATTTTCCTCTAAAGGTTATATACTTATCTTGTTAGATAGTAAGAGTACGTACCCCAAGCTTGGAGGAGGCGATCTGCGAACGCTTGCGCCGACGCACGGCTAGTGCCAGCAGCAGAACTAACGCAATGGATGACAGCGCTGCTACCAGCAACGGCAACAGCAAGTTGTCACCCGGAGAGTAGCCCTGGGCACAATATTCATGTTGTTAACTAAGCACTGGTAATTTATACAGCTTTGCCGGGTCAGATTGGAAGCTAATTCGAATCACAAAATATGGAAAAAAACAACAAGCACTACATTAGATTAGCGGGCTTTCTTACAGATTATAAGTGTAAATCTCTTCGGTATGTCGCGTTTAGTAACTAGGTACATTGTCTACATGTTAGGTAGCCTAGATAGTGCCTACCTACATAGTGTAAGATCGTACACGACGATATCAGCCATCACCGGTTTCCGCGATTTCCTCACATCCTGAGGAAAATGCTTCCCGCACCCAGATGAAACTATCTTATTTCCTTTCACTAGTTTCAATTTTCACGTAGGTATATCGACATCCCAAGTCCCAAGTTCACTCTCaaacgttttattttgaaaatgaatgaaCATAGGTAGACACAGTGTGATCcctatctataaataaaattacgaaagcTCTGACCATTGACGAAAATTACGCTCTGACTGAATATTCTGTCACTATTGTAACGGTTTCCTACATGTGATGTAAAGAACCGTATAGGTAATCATTACGAGACTTTCATATCAACTGTTACATAACTAATGTCAAACCTAAGTTACATTAGAGAACAATAACACAATTCAGTAACGTCTATTTTCGACGTTGAAAGTTTTACTGTATGTAGAGCGGGCCATTCACAATTAGCTCTTTCACCGAATACAATACCATAGAGTAATAAGTGCATAGTAATGGGTTGGGTTGTTATGTATTACAATAAGCTGGGTCTCATATTGGACAGCTGTTAATAAATCCCTGTAAGATTTAAGTTTGGCGTTCCGATATGCAGAATTACTTAACCTACATTAGACACCAGTCTTTGTTTAAAGCACATTGTAACTATACAACATTCATGTAATTGATTATGAGAAAGAAatactaattaatttattgattagATGTATACAAATTATTAACGTTTACGATactataaataagaataaaacccCAACGGAGTTCAAAGCTCCCTAAATCGTTTTGCCAATTTTCCCGGTCCTACAATAACTGTAATGACATCCATTTGTTTCAAATAATatcgtaataatttatttgtcatTAATGTCATTCTTATTAGGCCATGCGGATTGTATTTACACAGAGGCAAGTACACATGTGTTGAGCAGTTATGTACTGCTGTTCACTCTCACAATATGGCGACAAAggcaaaaataattgtaatttttgcCTTGGCTCTCAATGAAAAGTGAGCTAATTATTCTTTCGTAGGTACAAACATCATTATATGTGTTAAAAATCAGCACCAACTATATAATATGTGTTAGTATTAGTGAAAGAGGCACCAAACGTAAGTTTGCAAACTGAACTGAGTGTGTGAGCTAATAAGTAATCAAATCACTAGTAGAAACGAAGGTCTTTACGAACATGGAGTAGAATTTTGATAGACTGATGGGTTTTGCCACCTATTTAGAGTGTAGTGAACCAGGATCAATAAGTTCAAGCCCTCGATGTAGACGATTCGCTGATTCGATCGTCGTACCTATCTTACGACGAAGCCGCGATACAATTTACTCGCCGTTAACGAAAATGACGAAAAATgcattgtttaatttttaacGAGGCTTTTTCTTTCTCTTTTACTACCACAAAAGAATACCTAAAAAATATAGACTTAAACATTGTAGGCCAAAACTTCAGAAAACAAAACACGTTTctgtaataggtacttacttatttgTTTATGAGCAGATGATCATGACGTCATGAAGTAAATCATAGTTGTTATATGAGCGAATAAATCATTgactaaaacctttttacagaaCACCCTGCCTACTCGACCAGAGACTCTACTTTCTTAAATGATCGATTACAGTAAATCAATTTCCACGTTGCGTTATGCTTCGTAAAAACCTATCTACTTATTGCAGGTTATCAGAATCACATTACATAAGTACACAACCCGCAATAATCCGATTTCATAAATCTACTACATTTTCCATGTCCGCTTTCATTAAATCAGATATTACCGTAGAATTGTTATGATAAGGCTTATTGAGCACGCATTTGCGTTACGTTTTAGTAACTAGCTCGGTAAATATTACAAAGTCAGGCAAGTTACATTTTACATACCGTCCATTGGAAGTAAGATGACGTGTCCACGAATGGCCAGCGTGCTCCATACCATCCCGCGTCGCCGGCCTTGGACACCGTTACTTCATCTGAATCTGTTCCCGGGGCCGCGTAATCAGGCTTCAACGGTGGCAAAGAAAACACTTCATCCACTTCGAGTGACTCCTTGaattcatcgtcatcatctaCCGACAGCATGGTGTCCTTCAAATCTCTCAGTTTCGAGTTTTCACTAGTAGTAGTGAACTCTGTGGTCACCGGAGTTCTTGTGGTAGTAGCCTTAGTAGTTATCAAAACGTCGTCGAATCCTTTCGTGGCGAATACTGATTTCTCCGAAGGGACTTGTGTTCGTGAGTAGTACCTCAGTACACTACGTAAAGTGATTGGTTCGGGAGTGACGGTAGCTCTGATTATAATATCTTTCTCCCATTTGACTGATGTGTCGTGAGTTGGCTCATGACTATTACTAGAGGCAGTCCCAATGAGGGGAATCACATTGTCTTCTGTTGGGATAGGCGGAATCACTGTAGAGGACGTTGAGCTCTTCCATGAGCGTAACGCTGGCATAGTCCATGGAGGAGTAGTCCCCTTCTCACTCGTGACTGTCGTTGCAGCAGTGGAAGGGGTTGTAGTAGGTGAAGTTGAAGTGGTGCTTGTTTCAGATTTTTCACCGAGGGTCAACACGATTTCTGGGGACATCTTGAGTTCTTTTTTCCTAGATTTCACCATATCACGTGCGGCGGATGCCATTGGTGCAGGGGTAATGATTTCATGTTGGCCTTGTTGATTCCTTGCATCAATGATATATAGTGGAACAAGAGTTAGAACCAGGGTTGCTGCCATACTGGATATTATCCATAAAGCATATTTTAAATCTGATTTCCTGCGAGACCGTCGCACATGTATGGAAGGGCTGTAGTCTCGGCCCTTGCCCTTCAGGCCGCTGTTGCTCAGCACTTCCTCGGTCTGCGGAAGGATAGTGTACTGGAGGCTGTTCTCGCCGTGCCTCACTGTCTTGTACATTTTGCTGTTGCTCCTACTTAGTTATCACAAAAGGAAACACTACGTAACGTTTTCTATTCACACTAAATCTTATCACATGCTCGTATTTTCACAGTGCTGAGATGGATCCGCGGTGGTCGCGTTTCTCAGTTTGGCGAGTCATCAACGTGAAGAGTCGGTGCGAGACATCGCGGCCACTCGCGCTTTGTGCAGCGTTGCCGGCTCGGCGCTGGCAGGGCGCAGCGCGCACGCGCCACAACATTGAGCGGCTGCGCGCTCCCCTATCCGCGGCGGCTCAACCCCCCGAGCTTTTGAGGTTATATGACTTAGAAGCCGGCTTCTATTTTACATCACGCCGCACgacaataacaataacattacCAACTCTTTAAGTAGGTGCCTATCTATCTCGTCTCATTAGCGAGAAACAGCGTCAGGGACTTTTCAACATCTGCGAAAGAATGAGGCAGATTTTGAAGCGAACACAATTTTTGCTGCTGAATGAAACGGAAAATTTATTTCGGGTCCACTTCGCTAATGTAATCGAAAGCCAGTACCAACAGCCTGCTGAGTTAATCTAGCGTAGAAGTTAAACTTGATTTGTTATACCTACGGTCGAAATGAATGCTGAGTCTTTGGttttgctcgtagtattttttGTGCCATTTTAACAGGCTCCAAATTGCAGCCCTCTGATAAAATTATGAGTCACGATGGTAGGTAGCTTTTTTCCAGTAACAAGTGCATGATTCAGTTTCGGGCAACTTCcatccattttattttttgcatgcATTGATCAGATGCAATGACGGATAATTTATCATACCAGCATGAATACGGCGGGTTTGACATCGGTTTCTGGAGGAGGCTGCCGATTTTCGGATGATACTACACTTTGAGGTTCGGGGACAAACTACACAGAGAAACAGCTTAATATTAGTAAAAGTTAGTTTTAATGCAAATGGATCTTCACGAGTAGATGCACGTTGACGAGTAGACGCTAAATTCTATATAGCTCCAAATAGGagattgtcaaaaatttaagtcATTGCTAAGATTTCCTGGTCCACCAGGGCTTACCTAATTATCTGTGCGAAATATGAGCGTGatgttatttatgaaaatttaacaaaaaaaattaaatactgaaCTTCGAATCTTATGTCAGCAGTTTTGGGAAGCAATGTTTCagcctttttatattttttaaatatcaacgTAGGTATTTGAAGTTTAACTAGAAAATACCTAATTATCTTTTCTCTTACCATTTAATCTCACAACAAAGGTAACCAGTAAATCCGCCGAGACTGCAAGCTCCAGAAGATTAATTGTTATCTTCCACAAGAAAGCAATGACGCTCAGTAATCTCGCCATCCCTCGATCTTTATCATAGTAGTTAAAACAAAACCGGCTGGCAACCATCTCTAAT
The window above is part of the Helicoverpa zea isolate HzStark_Cry1AcR chromosome 14, ilHelZeax1.1, whole genome shotgun sequence genome. Proteins encoded here:
- the LOC124636486 gene encoding mucin-17 isoform X2 codes for the protein MYKTVRHGENSLQYTILPQTEEVLSNSGLKGKGRDYSPSIHVRRSRRKSDLKYALWIISSMAATLVLTLVPLYIIDARNQQGQHEIITPAPMASAARDMVKSRKKELKMSPEIVLTLGEKSETSTTSTSPTTTPSTAATTVTSEKGTTPPWTMPALRSWKSSTSSTVIPPIPTEDNVIPLIGTASSNSHEPTHDTSVKWEKDIIIRATVTPEPITLRSVLRYYSRTQVPSEKSVFATKGFDDVLITTKATTTRTPVTTEFTTTSENSKLRDLKDTMLSVDDDDEFKESLEVDEVFSLPPLKPDYAAPGTDSDEVTVSKAGDAGWYGARWPFVDTSSYFQWTGYSPGDNLLLPLLVAALSSIALVLLLALAVRRRKRSQIASSKLGLTADLQADDNTNLLTAENAEDGDGDE
- the LOC124636486 gene encoding mucin-17 isoform X1, with protein sequence MYKTVRHGENSLQYTILPQTEEVLSNSGLKGKGRDYSPSIHVRRSRRKSDLKYALWIISSMAATLVLTLVPLYIIDARNQQGQHEIITPAPMASAARDMVKSRKKELKMSPEIVLTLGEKSETSTTSTSPTTTPSTAATTVTSEKGTTPPWTMPALRSWKSSTSSTVIPPIPTEDNVIPLIGTASSNSHEPTHDTSVKWEKDIIIRATVTPEPITLRSVLRYYSRTQVPSEKSVFATKGFDDVLITTKATTTRTPVTTEFTTTSENSKLRDLKDTMLSVDDDDEFKESLEVDEVFSLPPLKPDYAAPGTDSDEVTVSKAGDAGWYGARWPFVDTSSYFQWTGYSPGDNLLLPLLVAALSSIALVLLLALAVRRRKRSQIASSKLGKLTADLQADDNTNLLTAENAEDGDGDE